The proteins below come from a single Panicum hallii strain FIL2 chromosome 7, PHallii_v3.1, whole genome shotgun sequence genomic window:
- the LOC112900118 gene encoding putative disease resistance protein RGA4 isoform X2, translated as MDRALFQVGISVRIQLQIHAEERQVLFNAKCIGGIGKTALAQIIYNEPTVKSLFDYRIWIWVSSNFDEVRLTMEMLDFVSHEKCVGISSLAKLQEILVTHVTSKRTLLILDDVWDDIVDSQWNKLLAPLSSDNAKGNVIIVTTRKLSIAKRIGTVQPIELGSLQNDDFWLLFETCAFGDENYKEHPSLTTIGQEIAERLQGNPLAAETTGMLLREQLTIDHWSNILKNEKWKSLQLNGGIMHSLKLSYDELPYCLQQCFSYCSIFPNNHQFLSDQLVCIWISQGFVKCSHWTKRLEEIGQNYLTDLLNSGFFKQVETLDPTLGDQTFYVMPPLMHDFARLVSGTECAAIDDLACREVLPTIRHLSILTDSAYHEDQHGNILRNERFEEKSRRVVNSMRKLRTLVLIGKYDDFFLESLQGIFQNAQNLRVLQISATYANFGYSACNLVNSTHVRYLKLRTKEDNEVLPEALSKFYHLQVLDIGLDRYSTVPNSMNNLISLRHLVASKAVYSSINSIGKMTTLQELHDFKVDNCTSFGIAQLQSMSELAQLGVSQLEKVITREEAYGANLREKSRLEKLHLSWGTLSLDEYLINMTSEPSFQVVQKGTHKEVLEGLEPHQNLKHLQICGYGSTTSPEWLVRSVSVTCLQTLHLEDCRELQVLPSLERLPLLTKLKLRNMRKVRQVTVPSLEELVLTEMPELEGCSCNSVRDLNSSLRVLTIARCGALKVFPLFESCAKIIIEQKSWLSGLSELTIRLCPNLTVSHALPPSSRVCRLSIAGVSTLPEMNGSTNGELIIRGYGYCGWDIFSGSHDKPTKLDDNFSSFHHLRAITSLLLVSCLDLFSPDVLSEHAREDMADANFDALPSLKHLQIRLCGVTGKWLSVMLQHAPALEELILVDCNQISWLLMEETESRSLKHTSTPRASSTSSTPEGLLRIPSNLIPSLKKLIISLCGELTFQGDKDGFSRFTSLEELRITGCPKLIPSLVHKYENNDQRNGRWLLPLSLVKLEIDNSPETLQPCFLEDGNCFKKLKIDWSPNLELLQLRSCAALEELVVDRCQSLAALEGNFTCLKELVLHYNSGLESLQLYSCTALEGLTIQYCGSLTALEGNFTCLKKLVLSDNSGLESLQLYSCTALEGLTIQYCGSHTALEGNFTCLKKLVLSDNSGLESLQLYSCTALEDLTIQDCGSLTTLEGNFTSLRKLKLQGNPRLKSVRLRSCTALEELVIENCESLAAAALEDLSLRGLRYLRVFGCPSLSHYLEGLSSQGRDQLCAELEIG; from the exons ATGGATCGGGCTCTGTTTCAAGTTGGAATCTCTGTCAGAATACAGCTGCAGATCCATGCCGAAGAACGTCAAGTCTTGTTCAACGCAAAAT GCATCGGAGGTATTGGGAAGACAGCACTCGCTCAAATCATATACAATGAACCAACTGTGAAAAGCCTGTTTGATTACAGGATATGGATTTGGGTGTCTAGCAACTTCGACGAAGTGAGACTTACAATGGAGATGCTGGACTTTGTTTCTCATGAAAAGTGTGTAGGTATAAGCAGCTTGGCTAAACTTCAGGAGATCTTGGTGACTCATGTCACATCAAAGAGGACTCTACTTATTTTGGATGATGTCTGGGACGACATCGTTGATTCCCAATGGAATAAACTGTTAGCCCCTTTGAGTTCTGACAATGCGAAGGGTAATGTGATTATTGTGACTACTAGAAAATTGTCTATTGCAAAAAGGATAGGCACAGTCCAACCCATCGAGTTAGGTAGTTTGCAGAATGACGATTTCTGGCTGCTGTTTGAAACATGTGCATTTGGTGATGAAAATTACAAAGAGCACCCAAGTCTAACGACCATCGGTCAAGAAATAGCAGAGAGGTTACAGGGTAACCCATTAGCAGCAGAAACTACAGGGATGCTTTTAAGAGAGCAGCTTACAATTGACCATTGGAGTAACATTCTAAAGAATGAAAAATGGAAATCCCTGCAACTCAATGGAGGCATCATGCATTCTTTGAAACTTAGCTACGATGAGCTGCCGTACTGTTTACAACAATGCTTCTCGTATTGTTCTATATTCCCCAATAATCATCAGTTTCTTAGCGATCAGCTGGTCTGTATTTGGATCTCACAGGGATTTGTGAAATGTAGCCATTGGACTAAGAGATTGGAGGAGATAGGGCAGAACTATCTCACTGATTTGCTGAACTCTGGCTTCTTTAAGCAAGTTGAAACTCTAGATCCCACTCTAGGTGATCAAACATTCTATGTTATGCCTCCTCTTATGCATGACTTTGCAAGGCTGGTTTCAGGAACTGAATGTGCAGCTATAGATGATCTAGCATGCAGAGAAGTACTCCCAACTATACGTCATTTGTCAATTCTAACTGACTCTGCATACCATGAAGATCAACATGGGAACATACTTCGTAATGAGAGGTTTGAAGAAAAATCGCGACGAGTAGTTAATTCAATGAGAAAATTGAGGACACTGGTCTTAATTGGGAAGTATGACGACTTCTTCCTCGAATCCTTACAAGGCATATTCCAGAATGCACAGAATCTACGGGTACTGCAAATTTCTGCAACATATGCTAATTTTGGTTATTCTGCATGCAATTTGGTGAATTCTACTCATGTTCGATATCTAAAACTAAGGACAAAAGAGGACAATGAAGTTTTGCCTGAAGCTCTGAGCAAATTCTACCATCTTCAAGTATTAGATATAGGCTTGGATAGATATTCTACTGTTCCTAATAGTATGAATAATCTTATCAGTCTACGCCATCTTGTTGCGTCAAAGGCAGTGTACTCTTCAATCAATAGCATTGGTAAAATGACAACTCTTCAGGAACTACATGACTTTAAAGTTGATAATTGCACCAGCTTTGGGATAGCACAGCTTCAATCCATGAGTGAGCTTGCTCAGCTTGGTGTTTCTCAACTTGAAAAGGTTATAACTAGAGAGGAGGCATATGGAGCAAATCTGAGAGAGAAAAGTCGCTTGGAAAAGTTGCACTTGTCATGGGGGACTCTGTCACTCGATGAATATTTAATAAACATGACCTCTGAGCCTTCTTTCCAGGTAGTACAAAAAGGGACACacaaagaagtgcttgagggtctTGAACCACATCAGAACCTAAAGCATCTTCAGATTTGTGGTTATGGGAGTACTACCTCTCCAGAGTGGCTTGTTAGAAGTGTCTCAGTTACCTGTTTGCAGACACTTCATTTAGAGGATTGTAGAGAATTACAAGTACTTCCCTCACTAGAAAGGCTTCCACTCCTTACTAAGCTGAAGTTAAGAAATATGCGGAAAGTAAGGCAAGTAACAGTTCCTTCATTGGAGGAGCTGGTGTTGACTGAGATGCCAGAGCTGGAGGGTTGCTCCTGCAATTCTGTGAGGGACTTGAACTCGAGCTTAAGAGTGCTGACCATTGCGAGATGTGGTGCATTGAAGGTATTTCCTCTGTTTGAGAGCTGTGCAAAAATCATAATTGAGCAAAAGTCATGGTTGTCCGGTCTTAGCGAGCTTACCATCCGTCTCTGTCCTAATTTAACAGTATCACATGCTCTACCACCTTCAAGTCGTGTCTGTAGACTATCCATCGCAGGAGTTTCAACACTTCCAGAGATGAACGGATCAACCAACGGAGAATTGATAATTAGGGGGTATGGTTACTGTGGATGGGATATTTTTTCCGGAAGTCATGATAAGCCAACAAAACTGGACGACAATTTTTCGTCATTCCATCATCTCAGGGCCATAACTAGCTTGCTACTAGTTAGTTGCCTGGACCTTTTCTCTCCAGATGTTCTGTCAGAGCATGCACGTGAAGACATGGCAGACGCGAACTTCGATGCCCTCCCATCTCTCAAGCATCTCCAGATTCGTTTATGTGGAGTAACTGGGAAGTGGCTATCTGTGATGCTGCAACATGCACCGGCCCTAGAGGAATTGATATTGGTGGATTGTAACCAGATATCATGGCTGTTGATGGAAGAGACAGAGAGCCGTTCATTAAAACACACCTCGACTCCACGGGCTTCATCGACAAGCTCAACACCAGAGGGACTCCTGCGCATTCCGTCAAATCTCATCCCGTCTCTCAAGAAATTGATTATTTCGTTGTGCGGTGAGCTAACATTTCAGGGGGACAAGGATGGCTTCTCTCGATTCACCTCCCTTGAGGAGCTAAGGATTACGGGATGCCCTAAGCTGATCCCATCTTTGGTGCACAAATACGAAAACAATGATCAGCGAAACGGAAGATGGCTTCTCCCGCTTTCACTTGTTAAACTTGAGATTGACAATTCCCCAGAAACGCTGCAGCCCTGCTTCCTAGAAGATGGCAACTGCTTCAAAAAGTTAAAAATAGACTGGAGCCCAAATTTGGAATTGCTACAGCTGCGTTCCTGCGCTGCACTGGAGGAATTGGTGGTTGATCGTTGTCAATCGCTCGCTGCACTGGAGGGGAATTTCACCTGCCTCAAGGAATTAGTGCTGCACTACAACTCAGGGTTGGAGTCGCTACAGCTGTATTCCTGTACAGCACTGGAAGGCTTGACAATCCAATATTGTGGATCACTCACCGCACTGGAGGGGAATTTCACGTGCCTCAAGAAATTAGTGCTGAGCGACAACTCAGGGTTGGAGTCGCTACAGCTGTATTCCTGTACAGCACTGGAAGGCTTGACAATCCAATATTGTGGATCACACACCGCACTGGAGGGGAATTTCACGTGCCTCAAGAAATTAGTGCTGAGCGACAACTCAGGGTTGGAGTCACTACAGCTGTATTCCTGTACAGCACTGGAAGACTTGACGATCCAAGATTGTGGATCACTCACCACGCTAGAGGGGAATTTCACCAGCCTCCGGAAATTAAAACTGCAGGGCAACCCAAGGCTGAAATCGGTACGGCTGCGTTCCTGCACAGCACTGGAAGAATTGGTGATTGAGAATTGTGAATCGCTTGCCGCGGCCGCGCTAGAGGACTTGTCCCTCAGAGGTCTCAGGTATTTGCGCGTATTCGGCTGCCCTAGCTTATCTCATTATCTAGAGGGCCTGTCAAGTCAGGGGCGCGATCAGCTGTGCGCTGAACTGGAAATTGGTTAG